One Chiloscyllium plagiosum isolate BGI_BamShark_2017 chromosome 14, ASM401019v2, whole genome shotgun sequence genomic region harbors:
- the LOC122556422 gene encoding protocadherin-10-like isoform X7 — protein MVFLLNYRESQWLVHSFILMYLSESVHGNIRYSIPEELGVGAFVGNIAEDLGLNINKLSERMFRVASENERQYLTVNLKTGALLIKEKIDREQLCEQGLSCVLMLEAAIENPLKIYRIEVDIIDINDNAPVFQRKEVSLEISELTPLGTVFPLQGAIDPDTGTNSVRSYHLSPNQHFTLKSQPDGRQPGIPELELQRNLDREQEPNLELTLTASDGGNPKKFGTTQIKINVVDANDNAPVCEQSIYHVTIAENTPKNTLIVKVTAVDADEGLNGDVMYSFSDHTPDKVREAFSLDATTGEIRLTGFLDFEESDRYHISVQAKDRGPYSLAVYCNVLVMVTDVNDNSPEIIMRTTLSTIPENVSPDTAVSVFRITDRDSQNTAEVSCRIAGGIPFRLINSSKNYYTLVTHGVIDREKVSKYNITIMCKDAGSPPLSTSKRIQVQVSDINDNAPRFTQPSFAMHIIENNVIGASIGSVSAIDPDSNQNAKLSFSILNSLIDNLPVSTYISINSVNGVIFAQQSFDFEQITGFEVHVKVTDAGSPPLSSNVTVNVIVVDQNDNAPVIVSPLPAKGSEIEETIPRTAEPGYLVTKITATDADSGMNAKLSYQLHLSNDETLFTVAQETGEIWTIRQFTSKDSLRPKVIILVRDNGTPSLSLTLTINLYVQDDKTATIPTTGMLGITGPWKSDLKFYLMILFGTTSFILLLAIIFLGIKVCSGRNEVTNDFCCFSRGNSLHGIQKASVNLQIPPKYTQAYENESLPQQFRYDPVMNDLLFLKLHDSAPSMFDVKTGTCVATKHENALISINKDMDCEAYSSRPRDLEQSSIERCSSGQYGMGLYTSDKCEVEPDPRRLVEIHSRAL, from the coding sequence ATGGTATTTTTGCTAAATTACCGAGAATCGCAATGGCTCGTTCATTCCTTCATTCTTATGTATCTCTCCGAGTCTGTACATGGAAACATTCGCTACTCAATTCCCGAAGAGTTAGGGGTTGGTGCCTTTGTTGGGAATATTGCTGAAGACCTCGGCTTAAATATTAATAAACTGTCCGAGCGCATGTTTCGGGTTGCGTCTGAAAATGAAAGACAATATTTAACCGTAAATTTAAAAACTGGAGCTTTGCTTATAAAGGAAAAAATAGACAGAGAGCAGCTTTGTGAACAAGGCCTCAGTTGCGTTTTAATGTTAGAGGCGGCGATCGAGAATCCGCTTAAAATTTATCGTATTGAAGTGGACATTATCGACATAAATGATAACGCGCCAGTTTTCCAGAGAAAGGAAGTTAGCCTGGAAATATCTGAATTGACGCCGCTTGGAACGGTCTTTCCACTCCAGGGTGCGATTGATCCCGACACTGGAACCAACAGTGTTCGCTCCTATCACCTGAGCCCTAACCAGCATTTCACATTAAAATCACAACCAGACGGCAGGCAACCTGGCATCCCAGAACTGGAGCTGCAGAGAAATTTAGACCGAGAACAGGAACCGAATCTTGAACTAACGCTAACGGCGTCTGATGGAGGGAATCCGAAGAAATTCGGAACCACgcaaattaaaattaatgtagTTGATGCGAATGACAACGCTCCCGTTTGCGAACAAAGTATCTATCACGTTACAATTGCAGAAAATACACctaaaaatactttgattgtgaAAGTAACTGCCGTTGATGCAGACGAAGGCCTGAACGGCGATGTAATGTACTCTTTCAGTGATCACACTCCTGATAAAGTACGCGAGGCCTTTAGCTTAGATGCGACTACCGGTGAAATTAGGCTGACTGGATTCCTGGACTTTGAAGAATCAGATCGTTACCATATTTCAGTACAAGCTAAAGACAGGGGGCCATATTCACTCGCAGTATATTGCAACGTTTTGGTAATGGTTACTGATGTCAACGATAATTCCCCTGAGATAATAATGAGAACCACGTTGAGCACGATTCCAGAAAATGTTTCACCGGACACTGCCGTGTCTGTTTTTAGAATTACCGATAGAGACTCTCAAAATACAGCAGAGGTTTCCTGCAGAATTGCTGGAGGTATCCCGTTTAGGCTCATAAACTCTTCAAAAAATTACTATACATTAGTCACGCACGGAGTTATAGATCGCGAAAAGGTATCAAAATACAACATTACAATTATGTGTAAGGATGCTGGATCCCCTCCACTTTCGACGAGTAAAAGAATACAAGTTCAAGTTTCAGATATAAATGACAATGCACCACGTTTTACGCAGCCTTCCTTCGCCATGCATATAATAGAAAACAATGTAATTGGAGCTTCAATTGGTTCTGTATCAGCCATTGATCCAGATTCCaatcaaaatgcaaaactttCATTTTCGATTTTGAATAGCCTAATAGACAATTTGCCTGTATCTACGTACATTTCGATAAACTCTGTCAACGGCGTAATCTTCGCTCAACAATCATTTGATTTTGAACAAATAACAGGTTTTGAAGTCCACGTGAAAGTGACGGATGCTGGGTCTCCTCCACTCAGCAGTAACGTAACTGTCAATGTGATCGTCGTGGATCAGAATGACAATGCCCCTGTGATTGTGTCGCCTTTGCCGGCGAAAGGATCTGAAATCGAGGAAACAATACCGAGAACCGCTGAACCCGGTTACTTAGTCACAAAAATTACAGCTACGGACGCCGATTCTGGTATGAATGCCAAACTTTCTTACCAACTTCATCTGTCCAATGACGAAACCCTCTTCACAGTGGCTCAGGAAACAGGAGAAATATGGACCATTCGCCAATTTACAAGCAAAGATTCACTCCGCCCAAAAGTTATAATTCTGGTGAGGGACAATGGAACGCCATCCCTTTCATTGACACTTACTATCAATCTATATGTACAGGACGATAAAACAGCAACTATACCAACCACGGGAATGTTGGGGATCACTGGACCATGGAAATCCGATTTGAAATTTTACCTGATGATTTTATTTGGCACAACctcatttattttactcttggCTATTATTTTTCTGGGTATTAAGGTGTGCAGTGGTAGAAATGAAGTCACCAATGATTTTTGCTGCTTCTCCCGGGGAAATTCTCTCCACGGAATTCAAAAGGCAAGCGTAAATCTGCAGATACCACCCAAGTATACGCAAGCGTATGAAAACGAGAGTCTTCCACAACAATTTCGCTATGATCCCGTTATGAATGATTTGCTGTTTCTAAAGTTACACGATTCGGCTCCATCAATGTTTGATGTGAAGACTGGGACATGTGTCGCCACAAAACATGAAAATGCATTAATCTCAATAAACAAAGACATGGATTGCGAG